The segment CTGCCAAGAAAACAGCGCAAAAACTACGGTCAGGTGCAGGAAGTTATACAGAGAATGAGCCAGGTTCTGGGGCGCGAGCCTTCCGATGAGGAAATCGCCAACGAGCTGGAAATGGATATGGATGATTACTACAAACTCCTTTCCAACGTACAGCAGCGAAATGTGCTCTCTTTAGATACCCCCGCTTACGATGAAAACTCCGGTTCATTCTATGAATTCCATGAGGATCCAAATTCTGAGACACCGGATACCAATTTGGAGAAGAAAGAGCGCACCGAAGCTCTGCAGAAGAAAATCGGACAGCTAAAGGAACGAGACCGGCTGATTCTGATGCTCTATTATTACGAAGATATGACCATGAGTGAAATTGCTCTGCTACTGGAACTTACCGAAGCCCGTATTTCTCAAATCGTGGGTAAGTTGCTCATTCAACTCAAGGGCGACCTCGGGCAAGAGCAAGTGGTGTACGTTAACAACTGATACGCGATTGGTTTATAATAATTAGCTCCTCACCCACCATTCAGAGCTCTATCACTTGCCTGCCATATAGGTAGGATGAACCTTTGCATTAATATTCCCTAGCACTTCAGATACAAGATCTTACCAAAATATTGTGCTTGGCTTCATCAAGGAAATCTTTCAATCCCTTAAATCATTATTCATAACTAAGGAACCTTGATTGGCTTGATTTCAGGATTATTGCGATTATTATTCAAATCTGAGCAATAAAGAACTACTTACCAACTATTAACGGGTACAGCTCGCTCGCACTCTCCATCCCTCCTCCGGTTTTACAACTATTTGCTCAGAAGGACCCGGTTCTGCTTTTCTTACCCTTTCTCTAAACCGACATTCAGAAGAGTCCCGAGTGCAGGGACGGTGAACTTTTGGCATGGATTGATTGCCAAGCATTTCAAATAATCATCGCTTTTAAAATGTAACTCTTAGATTTCATCAAGAGAATCTTTTAATCCTATTAATCAAGGTTCAATAATAATTTACGAACCTTAATTGGCTTGATTTCAGGATTACCATGATTGTTAATCATATTGGTAGTGCCTGTCTGCCTGGAGGATTAACCTTAACCACAGAATATTTACTAAACAGTACTTACAACCAACTTTTAATGATACCAGGTACGGTTTTCAACAATTCTAATTTAATATCTGGTCATTTCTGTCCGATAAAGAATTAACGAACAACCTTTTCGTTACCATAACATGTCACTCGTACCAAAAATAACACGCTTTACAAAACTGCCGGAGCTCCTGAAACACAAACAGGAAGCCGAAGAAAAGCAGAAAAAAGGCCGGCAAGACCGAAAAGATAAAGACCGCCCTCCTTTTGTTATAGAAGACGAAGTGGCTTTAAACTCCAAAAGTCTGTCTGAATTAAAAGTACGAGCTCACGCAAAAGAGCCCCAAAAACCAAAGACTAAAGATGAAACCATCGGCGGGCACATCGACCTTCAGGCATAATTTTTATCTATAGAACTCCTCATTACAGAGTCCCCGCAAAAAATTATTACAGCCCACATCTATTCCAGTAAACAAGCGAAGCCATTCATGGCTTCGCGAGAATGATGAATGGTGAATGGTGAATATCATGCTTAGATTTAATCAAGCTAATCCTACAATCCAATAAATCAAGGTTCAAAAACTAAGGAACCTTGATTGGCTTGATTTCGGGATTACCCTGATTTTCATTCAAAGCTCCCGGGATGAGGATGATGTACCTTTACCTTAAAATTCCAGCGGAGAAATGACACCCATCACTTCTACCAGGAAGTCGTACAGATGCTGGAACATCAAATCGAAGGCTGTGGGCAGGTACGGGATGGCGAGCATCAGCAGGGCAATCCCTACACCAAACTTGATGGGAAGAGCGATGAACATCATGTTGGCCTGTGGCATGATCCGGGCAAAAATAGCCAGCGATACATCCAACAGAAACAGCACAATGATGAACGGAGAGGCAATCTGAACCCCGATCGTAAAAAGGTAAGTGGCAATCTCAAGCATATAAGGCCCGGCCAGATGAATTTGAGCCTCATTCACCGGTATAACCTCAAAGCTTTTTGCCAACGCACTGATATAAATTTTATCGCCATCAATCGACAGAAAAACCAACACGGCTATCATGCTGAACAGGTTACTAAGTACAGCGCTTTGCTGTTGGGTTGAACTGTCAATCATATTGGCAAAGCTGAGGCCGGTATTTAAACTGATAAGCATCCCCGCCATTTCAAGTCCTGCAAACACAAGCTGGCCCACCAAACCCAAGGCCATTCCCACTAAAATTTCGAGAATAATGGCCTGGAAAATAAATAGCGTGCCGTCACTTGCTGAGACAAAAGCACCATCGGCCGGGATGGCAAAGAAAAGCAGAATGGTAGTCGCCATTGCAAAAAACAGCTTAATTTGCTTGGGAAAAGCTGCCGAACTGAAAAAAGGTCCGGTCATGATAAGCGCAGCTACCCGGGTAAAAACAAGGAACACCGATAAAATCATATCTATCGTAAGTGATTCCATTTACTTACCTCCGGGTTGCTGTTTCGGTGAGCACAAAAGCCTGCGGTTATTGTGTAATCTGCGGTATGAAATCGAACACGCGTTGTGTGAAATCGACCGCAAACTGCAACATGAAGCCAAAAGCAAAAAACAGTACCACCACTACCACTACCATCTTCGGGATATAACTAAGAGTCATTTCCTGAATAGAGGTAGCCGCCTGGAAAATGGCGACAGCTAAACCTACGGCAAGCGCCCCTACCATGGCCGGTGAACATAAAACCACAACGGCTGTGAGCATTTCCTGTAACCAATAAAGTGCTGTATCTATATTCATTCTTCTCTAATTAAAACTTTCAACCAGCGACTGTACCAGCAGGTACCAGCCATCGGTAAGTACAAAAACAAGGATTTTAAAAGGCAGCGAAACCATCACCGGCGGAAGGAACATAATACCCATCGCCAGCAAGATGGAAGCAACCACAAGGTCTATGACCATAAAGGGCAGGTAAATCATAAAGCCAATCTGGAAGGCCACCCTAAGCTCGCTTAACACATAGGCCGGTACGGCTACATAAAGTGGCAGGGTTTCAATATCATCTACGCTTTGGATTTCCGCCATGTCCATAAAATACAGCAGGTCCTGATCTGATGTCTGCCGAACCATGAACTCCTTGAGCGGAACCGCAGCTGCCCCCAATGCTTCCATTTGCGTCATTTCTTCGTTGATGTACGGCTGAATGGCTTCCTCGTTCATCCGGTCAAATGTGGGCTTCATGATGAAAATTGTGAGGAATAATGCCAGTCCTACCAGCACCTGATTGGGCGGTGACTGCTGTGTACCCAACCCCATCCGTAGAAAGAAAAATACCACGATAATCCGGGTAAAGCTGGTCATCATGGTGATGAAGGCCGATCCGAATGAAAGTACCGTGATTAAAATCAGAGCCTGAATCGGCAAGGTAAAATCTTCGTCCTGTGCGGTAGCGCCGGTGTTTCCAATCGATAGATCGATTTGCGGAATAGCTTGAATAAACATCGGGCTTGTTACCGAAGCCAAATTAATCGGTGTAGCCTCAGAAGACGATGGCAGTGCCACAAACAGCGAGGCCATCACTATAAAAACCTTCGTAAACAACGAACTTTTAAGTTTCAACTTCGACATCATCTTAGTTCTTGAACATTTTATAGAGTGATTTAAAATCAGCGGAACCGTTTTTGACCTCTGCTATTTCTTCCAAACCTTCGTTTTCATTCCACTCTGATTTAGGGATGCGATGCAGTAAATTCAGCGATCCTGCGGTCATTCCCATCACCCACACCTCGTTATTAATTTCTACAAACTTCAACTGTGCACCTTGCCCCAGAATATGTTCTCCAAGGTCACGCCCTTCTTGTTTTTGTTGGGTTGAACCGGACTTTTTTCTTGCCCAAAACCAAACCAGTCCCAGCATCCCCATCATTACCAGGAAGGTGGTAAATGCATTTTGAAAAACGGTGTCTTCCCCGGCATTTTCCGGCTCTGAAGCTGTTGCTTCAACTTCAGCGGTTTTTTGCCCAAGGCTTGTTTTTAAACCCTGGGTGCGTTCTATCGCTTCCGGATTGGATGCAGCCTTTTCAGTGGCTGAGAACTCCATTCTTGATACCAGAAACATCCAGATAACCAACAGGGCCACCGCAAACGCAAGCACGATTTTGAGCACGTTCTGTGGCTTCTTTTTTGACTGTGAAAGGATTTTGGTGAAGTCCATTACGAGAGCTTGGCTAAACGTTGGCGGGTAGTAATCAGATTTGAGATCCGAACGCCAAAATGTTCGTCTACAACTACAACTTCGCCGTGAGCAATACGCTGCCCGTTTACGAGGATGTCAACCGGCTCACCGGCCAGTTTCTCTAATTCTATTACAGAACCTTTGGAAAGCTGAAGTACTTTACCAAGCGGTAATTCGATGCGTCCAAGTTCTACCGACACATCCATTTCCACATCTTTAAGCAGATCCATGCTATTGCCATCACCATTTTTGATGGCCGGAGTGGTTTGCTCAAAATCTTCAAACTCAATATAGCGGCCGGATATCACCTCTTCCTTTGCGCCGGCTTTTTCGAGTTCTTCGGAATCAGATGGAGTGAACTCATCTTTTGCCGGTTCTTCCTCAACTTCCTCTTCAGGTTCTTCCTCAGCTACAACCTGCGCTTGCGGATTCCCGAACACTGAAGCTGCTTTAATTTTATCGTCAGCCAGGCCTTCCACTTCCATCATACCAAAGAAATATTCGGTATGGCCTAATTTATCTTCCAGCTGCTTAAGCGTTAATACTTCCAGCTCGCGGAGATCAAATTCCTGCCCGTCTTCTTTCAATTTCTTGGACAGCGTTGTGGAAAGTTCGGACGAGAACTTCATCAATAAGTCTTTAGTCACCTCGTTGAACGAGCTTTCATCCACACCCAACATGATGCTGGAAAGAATGGCAAACCAGTCTTTATCCAGAATACAGATAAGGTCGGTCTCGGTATTTTCATCTCTTGTAAGGATGAAAATATCTTCCTTGACCATCTTCTCCAGAAAAGCTTCCGAAGAAATAGTCTCAAAAGAGGTGATTTCAATATTCGTTTCTTCCAGCAGAACAGAGGTTAAATACTTCTCTATTTCGGGAAGGTTATTTTGCAGTTGTTCTTGATAGTAATTCATAGTTATACCAGTTCCTGTTCGTTAATTTCTTCGAGGAGTTCAAATATTTTGACAGCTCTGTATCCCTGAATAACCCCGGGATATGCCGTCATTTTCTTTACGCCATTCACGCGTATTTCCAGCGGCTTGTCTGACTTTTGCCGCAGCGGGATGGTATCGCCTTCCTTCAGGTTCATGATTTCATCCAGGGTGAGCCGAGTGGTGCCCAGCAACGATTGAATGCGGATGTTGGCTTTTTCCAGGGTTCGCTTATACGACTCCATCTCTTCCTCCGAAAGCCGTTCCTTGCGCGAGTTCATCCCCTTTTTCATGATCGTGTCGTTCATTGCCTTTTTGAGCAGGCTGTAGGAATAGGAAATGCCGATCTCAATTTCTTGACCGCCCAGATCTACCGCAAATTTCACTACGATATTGGGGTCAACAGAAGCCAGATGGAGGTTTTCAGGCTTGCTTTCGTACTTTACATCATCCACCTTGAAATCCATGTACGGCTCCCAGGCCATCACAATTTCATTGCTGATGCTACCCATCACCCGCGACATAATTTTCTCTTCGATGATGGTGAGGATTCGGCGCTCGCTAAGTTTCTTTTCAGCACCGCCGCTTTGTCTTTCAATAAGGTGAATACAAAATTCGGGAGGAAGGACCACTATCACTTCACCGCCAAGTTCTTTCACTGATAGCAGGTAAATGGTGCTCGGGCTTTTTATTTGCCGGGCAAACTCCGTTGACGAAAGTTGGTCTACCTTGTCGAGGTACACATCCACTTTGTAGCGAAGCGAGGAGCTGAAAATGCGGCTTAGGTTTCGGGAAAATACTTCATGAATAGCATGCAGCGTCCTCATGATTTCCTTACTAAACAGCTTTGGATGTTTGAAATCGTAGGATTCTACATATTTAACATTTCCCAATGTATGCCTGGGCAGCTTCGATTCCATAAGAGTTTCCGTTCTTGGTTTACGATCATTGCATTACATATTTAGTGAAATACAAATTGCGTACCGAACGTACTCCGATTGAGGAATTAATTAGTCCTGAAAGTTCTCTCCTTAATTCTTCGCGCCCGGCTACCCGGGTAAGTTGGTCAACATTACGTGACGAAAGCGCATCAATAATTTCTTGCTTCAGCTTCATCATATTCTCGTCGAGAAGCGAAACATGGTCTTTATCGTCCAATTCAAGGCTTATTTCCACCATCAGGTATCTTTTCCCATAAGTATTAGCGGGATTCACCACCATCTCTTCCATTTGATAAGTGCCGTAATCGGACGGACTTTTCTCACTCATTTTAGCAAAAACGGTTGGATAATATTTATCCACAATGGCGTACGCCAGAAATCCCTGCCCCACCAGAATAAGCACAAGCAGGAAATATTTTCCGAGCTTAAGAAAATTTGGCCCGCCTTTACGCTTCTTGGCTTTTATATCCTTTTTGTCTTTTGGGTCGTTTTTATTCTCTGTAGCCATGATGGTAACTGTTAATTTGTTGTTGGATTATAAACCGGAATGGGCTCATCAAATGGCAGTACGGCCTCAAGGGCTCCCCTGGCAATCAGGTCTTTCAGGTAGATCTCAACGCGCCGGTTTCTTCTTCTTCCATCCGCTGTTTCATTTTCTGATACCGGGCGATATTCCCCAAAACTGCTCGCCTTAAAATGGGAAGGGGCCATATCTGCCTGTGCTTGTAAATACTGCACTACCGATACCGAACGCGCCGCCCCCAAATGCCAGTTTGATTGGAACAACATGTTACTAATAGGCACATTATCGGTATGCCCCTGTACCTCAATATCAATTTCACGCTCCCCCAGAACTTCGGCAACCTGCTGTAATACGATCTTAGCCTCCGGTAATAATTCAGAAGAACCACTTTCAAATGTAAGCGAATCACTCAACGTGATTTTAACTCCGTCGCGGAGTAGCTGAATATCCACTTCGGATGCTACATCCTGCTCATGCAAAAAATCGGCAAAGGCTTCCCATCGCTCCATCTGCTCTTCCATCATTTGCTCGAGCTGCTCGGGTTCTATTTTATTCTCAATACTTTCTACGGCTGCCTGAGATTCCGGCAAAAATCCCGCATTCTTCTGGAAGTATTGTATAAAGCTGTTAAACGATGTTTTCTCAACACCGGAAGTCATGGTGTATAGCAACACAAAGAACGTGAGAATCAACGTCACAAGGTCACTATAGGTCACTAACCAGCCTTGAGAATCTCCTTCAGATTTTCCCATTCTTTATCCTGTTGTTCGATCCAAAGTTTGTAAAACTTCTCGTCGCGTTGTTTGATAATCTTTAGTTCTTCATGGTGTTTGACGTACTCTGCCCGGCTGTGCGGGTCAATATGAATCAGCATTTTCTTTTCCATGATGCGGGGATTTTCACCGGCTACAATGGACAAAATACCCACCCTGAACATCCGCTTTCGGTTCAAAGCAATTTCACTCAAATACTCTAATTTTGCCGCCAGCGGTCCCACAATCATATTGGCGAACATACTTCCGTAAAGTGTTGTCAAAAGGGCCACCGCCATACCGGCCCCAAGCGCCTCCGGATCCGAAATATTCTGAAGCATCAATACCAGCCCCACAATAGTCCCGATCATACCGAATGCAGGTCCATAGGTAGCCAGTGAATTCATAACACCGGCAGCGAGTTCTAAATCCCGCTCTGCTCCTTTTATCTCATCTGCAAGAATACTATCCAGGCTTTCTTCTTTGAAACCGTCAACCGCCAGCTGAAGACCATTCTTCAGATAGTCATCTTTTAGATGTTTGATGTCGTTATCCAGAATCAACAATCCACCGGTTCTAACACGCCGGGCAAACATACTGAGCAACTCCATGTCGGTTCGGAGGTCAATAGAGGTCACTTTCATTAATCCCATGAAGGTTTTAAAACTCGTTTTGATGTCATCAATGCTGAAGCTGATCATGGTTGATGCCATCGCCCCCCCAACCACAATAAAAAGAGAAGACAAACTCAAGAATATGAGAATACTTCCTTCCATCATGATGGAACCGACGATCAGGGTGAACCCAATAACTAATCCTATGATTGTTGAACGATCTAACATATTTCCTTTATCGGTGTATGGATAAAAATCTTAAGAGGATATCCCCCTGTTTTTCTAAAAGCGTATCGGTACTGAATGGTTTAGTGATATAGGATTGGTATCGGCATTTCTGAAAAATTCATAAGCATAAAAAAACTCTACCCCCATAATTGATCTGCAGACCAATTTCTGAGAGCAGAGCTTTAACCTTAACTATGAAAAATTAGCTACGTTATCGTTTGGCTAATTACCTTTTCAGATTTACTGCTTCTGTCAACATTTCGTCAGAAGTTGTGATTACCCGAGCGTTTGACTGATAGGCTCGTTGTGAGGTAATCATATTTGTAAATTCTTTGGCCAGGTCAACATTTGATCCTTCCAACGAACCGGAGTTAATAGCTGTTCCGGCAAAGCTATCGGCTGTGTTTACAAACATTTCGCCGGCAGCTGAGGTAGCACGGAACAACCCGCTTCCTACCATTTCAAGTCCATTCTGGTTTTGAACCTGCGCAAGAGCAAGCTGCGCCAGAACGGTGCTGTTTCCGTTGTCATAAATTCCCTGAACCTGTCCGGCTCCATCAATGGCAACATCAATAAGCTGTCCCTGGGTGTAACCGTCCTGGCTAATCACCTTAGCAGAATTAGATCCTGCATATTGTGTGAACCGTGTTCCTGTTTGGGAATCACCGAGGTTTACGGCGAAACTTGATGTGCTTGCTCCTCGACCAGGCTCAAAAGTCATGTTCAGCATATCGCCTGAAGAAAGCTGGCCGAGTTCATCAAACGTAACGGTTCCGGAAGCTCCGCTTGTGATGGTTTCGCCATCAAGGAAACGGGCGTCGTATTGCCATTCGTTGGTACCAACCTGTGTGAACTCAAGCATCAGTGAGTGAGCCTGACCAAGATCATCATAAACCGTGGTACTCATGGTTTGCGTGTTGGTTTGGCCTTCCTGAATAGTTTGCAGTCCCGGGAAGTTGATGTCTCCCGCTCCGGTTACTGATACATTTGAAATGTCGAGATCACTGTCGCCCATAGTTGCCGAGCGCAGGTTCATCATTCCGTCAATCAAAGAAAGCTGGCCTTCAGTTGAGGTTAATCCACTGTTGAAGCTGTTAATCATATCACCAACAGTGTCACCGGCAGAATAAGTATGTGAGATAGTTGCAGCCGTTCCGTCGTTTAATGTAACATCGAACGAAATTACATCACCCGCAGATAGATCCGTCAGTGTTTGGCTCAGATCGTTTATAGGAGTTGTAGCCGTTGCATTGTCTCCGGCTGCGGTTGTAAATCCACTTTGAGCTTGCAGTACTTTGCTCACGCTGGTTCCTGCATTCAGGTTACCGGCAAGCGTCACGTTATCTGTTTTCTTTGGAGGAAGTACGTTCTCAAAATCGATACGAACGTCTTCAGCCGCACCGCCGCCCAGAATGTTTCCACTACTGTCAGCGATGTATCCTTGAACTGAACGACCGGCCTGATCTACCAGCATTCCATCTTTGTTAAATACAAAGTTACCGGCTCGGGTCATCAGGTTTTCACCGCCGTCTGATACCATAAAGTATCCTTCGCCTTCAATGGCTAAATCGGTGGATCGGCCTGTGCTTTGCATCGCACCCTGGCTAAAATCGCGGCTGATGGAAGATACACGCACTCCCAACCCAACCTGGTTGCTCAGCTGGGGGGAGGAATCTCCGCCACCACCTGCCCGGCCTAAACGCTCACTCATCATCTCAGCAAAAGTAACCGATGATGATTTGTAGCCCGCCGTTTCTACATTTGCAATGTTATTACCTATAACATCCATTTTGGTTTGAAATGCTCTCAAACCACTAACACCTGAATTTAAAGATTTGACTAATGACATAAGTTATCTCCTGTCTTTTTGAAAATTGCAGCCTTTAGTACTGCCGGGCGATGCTACTCGATGCCCCTTTTGTTTTTTTGATTAATTACGTTTAGAAAATTCCAGTACCTACTTCTTCAACATCACCAATAGGTATCTCTACATCATTCACCGAGAGGAATACTCCTTCGGATGTATAACGTACTCTGTCGGCTATACCCTCAATAAATACCAGCGAGCCTACGGGATTATCCCCGTTCGCTGCCTTCACTTCAATGGTATAATCTCCTTCTCCCATGCGGTCACCGGCATTATTCAGCCCGTCCCATGTCCAGTCGTGGTCGCCGGATGACAAC is part of the Gracilimonas sediminicola genome and harbors:
- the fliN gene encoding flagellar motor switch protein FliN, which encodes MNYYQEQLQNNLPEIEKYLTSVLLEETNIEITSFETISSEAFLEKMVKEDIFILTRDENTETDLICILDKDWFAILSSIMLGVDESSFNEVTKDLLMKFSSELSTTLSKKLKEDGQEFDLRELEVLTLKQLEDKLGHTEYFFGMMEVEGLADDKIKAASVFGNPQAQVVAEEEPEEEVEEEPAKDEFTPSDSEELEKAGAKEEVISGRYIEFEDFEQTTPAIKNGDGNSMDLLKDVEMDVSVELGRIELPLGKVLQLSKGSVIELEKLAGEPVDILVNGQRIAHGEVVVVDEHFGVRISNLITTRQRLAKLS
- the fliQ gene encoding flagellar biosynthesis protein FliQ, whose product is MNIDTALYWLQEMLTAVVVLCSPAMVGALAVGLAVAIFQAATSIQEMTLSYIPKMVVVVVVLFFAFGFMLQFAVDFTQRVFDFIPQITQ
- the fliP gene encoding flagellar type III secretion system pore protein FliP (The bacterial flagellar biogenesis protein FliP forms a type III secretion system (T3SS)-type pore required for flagellar assembly.) → MSKLKLKSSLFTKVFIVMASLFVALPSSSEATPINLASVTSPMFIQAIPQIDLSIGNTGATAQDEDFTLPIQALILITVLSFGSAFITMMTSFTRIIVVFFFLRMGLGTQQSPPNQVLVGLALFLTIFIMKPTFDRMNEEAIQPYINEEMTQMEALGAAAVPLKEFMVRQTSDQDLLYFMDMAEIQSVDDIETLPLYVAVPAYVLSELRVAFQIGFMIYLPFMVIDLVVASILLAMGIMFLPPVMVSLPFKILVFVLTDGWYLLVQSLVESFN
- the fliR gene encoding flagellar biosynthetic protein FliR, whose translation is MESLTIDMILSVFLVFTRVAALIMTGPFFSSAAFPKQIKLFFAMATTILLFFAIPADGAFVSASDGTLFIFQAIILEILVGMALGLVGQLVFAGLEMAGMLISLNTGLSFANMIDSSTQQQSAVLSNLFSMIAVLVFLSIDGDKIYISALAKSFEVIPVNEAQIHLAGPYMLEIATYLFTIGVQIASPFIIVLFLLDVSLAIFARIMPQANMMFIALPIKFGVGIALLMLAIPYLPTAFDLMFQHLYDFLVEVMGVISPLEF
- a CDS encoding flagellar hook protein FlgE — encoded protein: MSLVKSLNSGVSGLRAFQTKMDVIGNNIANVETAGYKSSSVTFAEMMSERLGRAGGGGDSSPQLSNQVGLGVRVSSISRDFSQGAMQSTGRSTDLAIEGEGYFMVSDGGENLMTRAGNFVFNKDGMLVDQAGRSVQGYIADSSGNILGGGAAEDVRIDFENVLPPKKTDNVTLAGNLNAGTSVSKVLQAQSGFTTAAGDNATATTPINDLSQTLTDLSAGDVISFDVTLNDGTAATISHTYSAGDTVGDMINSFNSGLTSTEGQLSLIDGMMNLRSATMGDSDLDISNVSVTGAGDINFPGLQTIQEGQTNTQTMSTTVYDDLGQAHSLMLEFTQVGTNEWQYDARFLDGETITSGASGTVTFDELGQLSSGDMLNMTFEPGRGASTSSFAVNLGDSQTGTRFTQYAGSNSAKVISQDGYTQGQLIDVAIDGAGQVQGIYDNGNSTVLAQLALAQVQNQNGLEMVGSGLFRATSAAGEMFVNTADSFAGTAINSGSLEGSNVDLAKEFTNMITSQRAYQSNARVITTSDEMLTEAVNLKR
- a CDS encoding flagellar basal body-associated FliL family protein, translated to MATENKNDPKDKKDIKAKKRKGGPNFLKLGKYFLLVLILVGQGFLAYAIVDKYYPTVFAKMSEKSPSDYGTYQMEEMVVNPANTYGKRYLMVEISLELDDKDHVSLLDENMMKLKQEIIDALSSRNVDQLTRVAGREELRRELSGLINSSIGVRSVRNLYFTKYVMQ
- a CDS encoding flagellar motor switch protein FliM, with protein sequence MESKLPRHTLGNVKYVESYDFKHPKLFSKEIMRTLHAIHEVFSRNLSRIFSSSLRYKVDVYLDKVDQLSSTEFARQIKSPSTIYLLSVKELGGEVIVVLPPEFCIHLIERQSGGAEKKLSERRILTIIEEKIMSRVMGSISNEIVMAWEPYMDFKVDDVKYESKPENLHLASVDPNIVVKFAVDLGGQEIEIGISYSYSLLKKAMNDTIMKKGMNSRKERLSEEEMESYKRTLEKANIRIQSLLGTTRLTLDEIMNLKEGDTIPLRQKSDKPLEIRVNGVKKMTAYPGVIQGYRAVKIFELLEEINEQELV
- a CDS encoding OmpA/MotB family protein, which translates into the protein MGKSEGDSQGWLVTYSDLVTLILTFFVLLYTMTSGVEKTSFNSFIQYFQKNAGFLPESQAAVESIENKIEPEQLEQMMEEQMERWEAFADFLHEQDVASEVDIQLLRDGVKITLSDSLTFESGSSELLPEAKIVLQQVAEVLGEREIDIEVQGHTDNVPISNMLFQSNWHLGAARSVSVVQYLQAQADMAPSHFKASSFGEYRPVSENETADGRRRNRRVEIYLKDLIARGALEAVLPFDEPIPVYNPTTN
- a CDS encoding flagellar biosynthetic protein FliO, encoding MDFTKILSQSKKKPQNVLKIVLAFAVALLVIWMFLVSRMEFSATEKAASNPEAIERTQGLKTSLGQKTAEVEATASEPENAGEDTVFQNAFTTFLVMMGMLGLVWFWARKKSGSTQQKQEGRDLGEHILGQGAQLKFVEINNEVWVMGMTAGSLNLLHRIPKSEWNENEGLEEIAEVKNGSADFKSLYKMFKN
- a CDS encoding motility protein A, yielding MLDRSTIIGLVIGFTLIVGSIMMEGSILIFLSLSSLFIVVGGAMASTMISFSIDDIKTSFKTFMGLMKVTSIDLRTDMELLSMFARRVRTGGLLILDNDIKHLKDDYLKNGLQLAVDGFKEESLDSILADEIKGAERDLELAAGVMNSLATYGPAFGMIGTIVGLVLMLQNISDPEALGAGMAVALLTTLYGSMFANMIVGPLAAKLEYLSEIALNRKRMFRVGILSIVAGENPRIMEKKMLIHIDPHSRAEYVKHHEELKIIKQRDEKFYKLWIEQQDKEWENLKEILKAG
- a CDS encoding sigma-70 family RNA polymerase sigma factor produces the protein MGNKSLQELVEIYCTNPADGIRNSIISKSTPLIRSIIGKINRPDQPLAHREDLESAGVIGLLQALDSYDCERNIQFNTFAYYRIRGSIVDYLRSIDQLPRKQRKNYGQVQEVIQRMSQVLGREPSDEEIANELEMDMDDYYKLLSNVQQRNVLSLDTPAYDENSGSFYEFHEDPNSETPDTNLEKKERTEALQKKIGQLKERDRLILMLYYYEDMTMSEIALLLELTEARISQIVGKLLIQLKGDLGQEQVVYVNN